Part of the Lotus japonicus ecotype B-129 chromosome 6, LjGifu_v1.2 genome, CATAATTCATCAAAGATTTACAATCCAAGTCTTCAAAGACAAGTTTCCATGTTTTTTCACAACTTGATAGGCCATAATTTGATATATTCACTTATAGCACATGCCACTTAGTTCAAACACACACAAATACCCTAAGAATCTTGTGCATAGCTAAAAATTGACAATTCAAACACATCTAGCACAAAAGTCACTTGAGGTTCCATTAAAGGTTCAATTTGCACTATTTTCACAACTCAATACCTCATTATTAGAACATCTTACATTTCTTTCATTCTAGGCCTCAAAGTAATGCATTAACATCATTTAAAACTTGTTTAAGACCTTAGAATACATTATAGTACACAATTCCCTCAAATCACCACTCATGATCAAGAATCGCACTAACTCAAGAATTATCACACAAGGGGACCTCAAAACTCACCAAGTTGAACATAAGACTATTCTAACATTTACAAATCAACATGAAAATGCTTAATAGAGCTTGTTCAAAGGATTGGAATGAATAATGTCATTGTTTAAGCAGAAAATGGGTAGGAGGGACCAGTTTTTCACTTGAAACTCACAACCTCATATCCCAAATTTTCAAAATACTCAAACCATACAAACCAATCATCCATATGCATGCTAAACATCAAAGTTTGGACTTGTTACAAGTCTCAATTGCagattttgaaaagaaatttcACATGATACAAATTTCAGGTAgttttcatgcattttcacaAGTCAATCCCTTAAATTCCAAATTCATCACTTTCATTGCTTCCAAAACCTTTAAACTCACTCAATATATCTATCAAAACTTGTGAAGCACCTTAAAGCACAGATTTAATCAAAGCTTCACAAAATCACTAACGTACTTCAAAAACAAATATCACACCATATTACCTGATCTCTTATAGATGGTTGTTGAATGTTTGGAAGTTAGTGACTCAGAAGCTTCttgtttctcttttctctttgacTAGCCGATTGAATGAAAACGAAAGCACAAGCTAACACAAGAGATAAATAACAACAAGGAAAAttaaactgaaaacaaaaactatacactatattcacaatcattcaAGAATGAAAAATATCGCAATGCAATTAGTATTGGCACACCTCCCCGGAAACGACGCCAAtttgttgaaatattttttaccactctacgtttgaatctctcaagactcaattgtagtatagtaaagggttttgtcgtatccacaaggaggtgtaatacttacgCCGTTCAATAGTTAACAAACTTAAATGATGATTACACAATGAAATTGATTGATTGTTTGaatataaaactaaatggaaagcAAATAAACTAACGGATAGACAACAAGTATGGggaattgttgggattagacttagttgtttgacctttttgcattctagtgattcaaatacataccatgttcaagcatatgattcatctacaccaattCAATCCTAcgtcatcgatgtctcgcatgatggatatcaataactctctaatcctaaacattgatgtctcacatgattaagaaagaaagttatcatgaagtttgggtgtttagtgactaacaaacctaactctatgtctatcaattaggattattaggtgattaactctagttcgaactcaaacgttgtagctttcgctcacaagtcgaatcaaacaaaataccataggtgatcaatctaagatataacatgaagatcaagagacCACTAATTCAACAACTAGAAATTTGCTTTATATTGAAGAGAATCACATAGAGAGCATAAGTATCATacaactacatcaaatcccaacaaaagagagattagctatccattttcatggatagctttacaaatagagaagaagaatgagaagaaccgAAACCGTTGCGATGTCTCGCCGCCGAATCCGACCTCCGGAGCTtcttctctagcctcctaagcctctctccttgtctctcaagtgtttctctGAATTTCTAAGTGATGGGTTCTGATCTATATGTTCCCCAATCTTCTTAAAAATGGCTTTTATAGTGAAAAATCGTGGTCTGGGCGCACAGCGCCCTCTGATGGCCGCCCAGCGCCCCCTGTTTCTTCACAGGTGGGTTTCTAGAACCACCTTGGGCGGCCTCTGATGGCCGCGGGCAGCCTCTGATGGCCGCGGGCGGCCTCTGATGGCCGCCCGACGGCCTGAACACTTTTGAAACCACATTTTCTCACCAAATCATGCATCTTTTCCCGATCCAACTGTTCAAATTGAAGTTCCATGTTGTATGAACCACATATCGAAATTTTAGCTCGATCTGACGGTTAACAAATGCGGGATTCCAATTTTGCTCTGACAACTTTTAACTTTCTGCATTAAAAAGTTGGGATTCGAATTGATATTATCATAAAACCTATCCTACGCCTAaataattactaaactaataaaTTAGGATTAAAAAATGGTATAAATTGAAGCACACAAGTTAAATAAGTGTCTAAAATGAATTCAATTATACGTAAAAATGACACTTATTAGAAGGTGATTAGGGAAAAAGTTGAAATAGCTGAGAAGTGGGTTTGGTTGGATTTCCACCAGGTCTTTCCTCATCAGAGGAATCCAGAGTGAGGAGAGGAGAGAATCGTGGGGAATTGTGATCAGTGGGATTCACAATTTGTTGTTCTTCACGGTTTGTGATTGGAGAGGGAGGTTTCAATGGTCCAGATGGTTGTTTTTCAGGGTTTGGTTTTGGAGTTTGTGGTGAACGGTGTAGACGTTGTGGATCATAAGAGTCATCAAACAGGGAATTGACAAAATCTTGATTGGAAAGATCAGATGTTACCTCTTGGTAGGGGAACGTGGTTCCCATAGAGTTGGTCAATTTGGTGTGGAAGGTAAtgtctgaaggtatgaaaaacgatagaaagggggggtttgaatagcattttcaatctaaaacctttcttacttgagattttaacaaatctcttcaaacaccaaagataaaattgctaagataagagttgaggaaagcacacaatgattttatcctggttcacttgataaatccctcaagctaatccagtccacccgttaaggtgatttcttccttcttagaatgaaggcaatccactagtcagagtttgttacaactgcacttgctacctgcaaagtgactaacaatacactgacttagctatcactaatatttactctcttagtcttctcaaggatccgaccaaccttggtctccttaaggaaaatcaaacaattgtttgaaagtttgggtttacaaagaaatgcttcttagaaagctaatagtaaacacaattagtacaatgtgaagaaagattgctttgagagaatatttgattttcgcgtgagcttcaacaaagtttcttcaagcggcatctttcatcttcagcctctttatatactccaaggaattaggtttggaagttttCATGGAAtactaccgttggagggcagatctggtttttccaggttctgcagtggctgaataagttaagTAAgatcgtcaggaatggtacaattgcttttgtactttggatagtgacatgacctttatcctagttgacttctgatcagagtgatgcttcatattggaacttgtgaagcttggtgatcagagtcagaaggaagcttggatcctgtgacctttgtaccttctgcttctggactcagaggagaagtacttggtcttcagagccagcttactcttggacttcagaatcttcactactcagcttctggaccttcagagcttctggaccttcagagcttctgatacttcagagcttctgatccttaagagcttctagtgagctgaatccatatcagagctttactatcttcagatcttctgaagcttgatctactgttcatattgaacatagtaagtgtgaaagcgttgcggaggttactctttgagcattgtgcttctgaattatgtgaaataagaccagagtcatggcctgaaattagaacactcagaaaacaacgttagagtaccataattgttcatacataatagttaacatgtaatcatcaaaacatagagttgtactactagatcaaaacttgatcttacaatctctcccttttttatgatgacaaaaccaagtattttgatgaacaattcttaaacaataaactgaattcatcAAGAGTTTATAGAATAGaagtaaacttatcctgaggtgaatggtttatgttgctcattctgaatccaagtcacagcttgattctgagcttagctccccctgaatctaagacttaatgaaaacattagtaatatctagattctaagctaaataatataagagttcaaaGTGAGAttttatgacatagataatatgtgaatatcagagcgcataaatattcagagcaagagcaaggtaaaagtatcagagtcaactaatttagcatatgatcacttcagaagaagtgaaaatgcactactacagaaatgaccttttgccacgcctcaattgccacggttatagacggaaccgtggcaaaaggCCAGTTGCCACGGTTATAAATGGAACCGTGGCAAAAGAGGacaatattttattattcttttaaggaaccgtggcaatagatttCCACTTACCCCAGTACTCTCGTTTGTTCTCTCCCACTCTCCAATTTCTTCtgaaaagaaaaaccctaaccTTTCTCTCTGTTCCCTCTCTTCCTCTCTCACATCCGATACTACCAGGCCAGATCCTCTGAGATGTTCGGGTCCACCAACGTAACCCGCCCCAATCGGAAACTCCTCCGTTTCACCTGAGATCCCCTTATGCCGCCTCCAAGTGCGCCGCGCACTGGTACACCGTCAACTACCACGAGGCCTACGTGTAACGGGATCCGGAAGATCACCCGAGCGGTGGGTCGGCTCAAGATCGGGCTCCAGAGCAAGCTGTTCTTGGGAAACCTGCAGGCTTCGAGGGATTGGGGGTTTGCCGGGGTTTGCCGAGCTGTAGTAGTGAAGGTACAATCTctgcttctcaatctcttgcGCCCCTCCCGCTTCTCGAATCCTCGCCATCCGCATAAGCAACAACAAAGAGTGGGGCAGATTCTCTGGTATTCAAGCTCGAGGTTCGCCTCTCTGCTTCCTCTTCATCATCCTTTTTCGATTTCGTTATTGTCTTcaatttggtgggttttgccgtTTTCACAGCGACTTCGTTTCTGGGTTTTCTTTCTATTCTAACACATGCGTTGGTTTTCTTCTCCTCTTTTTTTGACCTTTTATCAAAATTGTTTCACTTAGCTTAGATGTTATTATCCTTGTGGTTTCTGCTCTTCATTGCTTGTTGTAAATGTTGTTGTCCTACTTTTGTATCTTTGTGATGCATTATGCTATGCAGTCTCCGCACCCTAGCCTTAGAAATTTTGCTAGGAACATATATAATCGATCAGTATTTTCAGCGcttgttatttgtttttttatgttttgtaAACAGAATAATTGTAGCTTATGAATGATATCTCATCTCCTATATTGCTATATTTTCAGTTTACTTGATCACTTATATAttgtgaatgtttttttttctcctttcctCTGGAACAGGTTTTGGCATTACCATTGCATCATAAACCACTTTTCCCAGGATTTTACATGCCAATCCTTGTTAAGGTATGGTTCTTTTGTCAAGAATGTTGAGTTAAATCTCTTTATTTGCTCGTTACATGCTTCTAGCTTTACCATATGATAATTGTAGTCTCTGATCAGTGCATGCTGTATTTGTGATTTAACTGGTTATATCTGAAGTGGAAGTATGGTTGTCTAAATTCTAATTTCTAATTAATATTTCGCTACACATCTAGGATGAAAGCTCTACAGGAAAGTCAGGAACGGCAAGCCCCTTATGCTGGTGCTTTCCTCGTAAAAGATGAGCCAGATGCTGATCCTAGTGTAGTATCTAGCTCCAACACAGAAAAAGTGTATATGATTTAAAAGGAAAAGAGTTATTTAACCATCTTCACGAAATTGGGACTCTTGATCAAGTATGTGAATTTTATGCAGCTTATTAGTTACTTTATGCCTTCAATGGATTACTACTATAGCTTTATAAGTGCTTCAAACTATGTCACTAATCTCCTTTTCAATACCAGATTACAAGTATCCATGGGGATCAAATCATTTGGCTGATTATCTTGCCAAATCAGGTTGCTTTCGCCAATGTGAAATTTGGTCTTTGTTGAGGAATTAGGTGCTCTATGCTCGAATTTTGGATGCTGATTTGATGCGGTTTTCATTGCTGGCATGTGCCTGAGTTTGCTATATTGCTTCTGCTGGTTTTTGGCTGATGGAATTAAGAAGTTACCACTGCTGTTGCTGTTCTGAAGTTGCTGTTTGGTGGGCATTTTTGCTGCTGCATAAATTTGTTGTTATTTGTGCTGTTATGGTGCTGTGATTGCTATTCTTGCTGCTGCATCTTCTTTTGCGGAAACCTGCTGATGTGTTGTTGTTTGGCTGTTATCTGCTGCTCTTTTGTGCTGAGAGGAGTTCTGTTTTCTGTTATGTGCTGCTAGTTTTTTACCTTGCATTTCCTGCTGTACAGCAACTTTGAATTAGTGCAGCTTTCTTGCTGTTTTGATTACTGTTTTTTTTATTGCTGAACCTTGCTTGTTTTATGGTTCCTGTTTCCTTTTTGTATTGTTGTTCTCTCTTTGCTCTTTTATGATTTTTGCTGTAGATTGTAAACTTCTATTCCCATGAGAAGCTTTCTCTCATGgctttttatatattatttctcTTGTTTCGATAAAAAAGTATCCATGGGGATCAGGTGATTCTGATTGGTCATCGACGTCTCCGCATAACAGAGATCATGTTCAGACATACACTAAGGTTTGCACTTTGCACCCTTCATTTAATGTGTTCATTAGAACATGGTAATGGGGGAGGGGAATGAAGTTGTCCTTTGTTTGTGTTCCTAGGTTTGTTTGCATATTGATTTGCTTGATTTTTCGGAAGTTTGAATGTaaacttaaaagttaaaactattTGATTAAATGGGGTTCTCTTTTTACACTTTGCAGCATGTCTAGTTACTTGTTTTTGAACAAGCATTTGTTTTGTAAACTTTATGGTCCCTTCAACCATGATTTGCAGTTATGTTTAATGGAAGCTGAAAAGAACTACATGCTAGGATTGGACTCCAATATTTGTTACTTTCTTTTTACTAGATTGTTGAGAATTACAACTATCTGTATGCTAAAATTGTCAAATTCCTTTGGTTTTCTTCTAGGATATGGAAAATAGAGGATGTTATAGATGGTGGTGCACCTTTGGATGTCGTTTGTTTATCATAATTTGAATGTCGTTTTGTTTATAAGTTCTCTATGTGCAGTATTTAGTGGTTTTATTAAGTATGATGAATGGCAATTGTTAAAACCGCTGAGGAAGGCTTGTGGCGTAGGTCCTGTAAAAATCTCTAGAACATATTTGCGGCGGTTTACAACCTCTACTAATAAGCAGAACTTTCAGAAAccacctattgccacggttcagCCCAGAACCGTGGCCATAGAGTCcaccctattgccacggttaagcACTTAACCGTGGCCATAGgtggactctattgccacggttacactTGATGACTTGTGGCAATAGGCTAACCAAATGACACGGTTCAACcttgaaccgtggcaatagagcaATTGCCACGCTTGCTATCGCCACGGTTAAACCGTGGCTAAAGGTCGTGCAGAACCGTGGCGAAaagccttttctgtagtagtgatgtattccttgcaaatgcccacggacagatctatggtcataaagaatggaactcttaaattctccaaaagaaaaagaaatcaaaaactggttgtatactccccctttttgtcataagcaaaaagcatggggtgtgaaaaacttagcatgaagtacaaggtactcccccttagaaatGGACTAAGTTTAAGAAGatggagaaaaataaaaaatcaaagaaaacacatttaattaatgcatatgcagaagattaaatgaaggagtggaacgtttaccaccggccaaagAGTTAAAGGTAAGTGTCTATTACCAATAAacaatcctcgagaaactgcttcagcattaactttTGGAGACTGAacttagcttataaatagcggttaaagcatAACAATCTTCACATCTCGTTTTCACTTGAATTCAAAATTGCAATGGCATATTTCATAGCATGCGTCGAGCaattgaggaagaaggcctttgataaagatctcttcatcaatgtgCGCCATCCAGAGGACCCGAGTGTCTATAGTCTGACAAACCAGCTACTAGGCATGAGCCTGAGTCTagaaatggacaacatcctcagaggcctcctcagattcgtggaggaaatgcaagAATTCTTCTAGAAGGAGCTGGACCTTTATGAGGAGATCAGAGCAGAAGAGGCGGCTCTGGAGACTATGGCtgagggtcctgagaggcaggagctgcgccGGAGCTTGGTCCACTTAgagcataggcagcatcgtctggagcttgagaaagcagcgatgcgtaggcaatgtagagcattgaggaaaaatcctccgtTTTAAATGTTTTAATGCAATGTATGAATTgtgttattaataaaaaaacttgtttgttgATGAACCAAAAAATTGTATTAATGCGTATGAATGAACACTAAGTAATGATGAACCAAAAAATAATATGCAAGCATATAGGAAAGAAAAACGATAATTTAATAAAAGAACCAGAGTTAAACACGAAAACATAGTAAGTAGGAAAACAGAAtaaaagagagttcctaaagactaaggcttgggtgtcctcttcagaagttctgtgcaCATATCTTTaagactctgaagaagagcttcATGAGAATCAAGTCTTTGTTCAATGAGATCAAGTCTTGAGTCTGACTGAGCTTGAGCAGATGGAacagcttgatcagagtgaggaacttgagcagatgtggaAGCAACATTAGTAAATGGAATAATTCCAAGTGCCTGAATTCTAATAGCCTCAGCTTTAGCTTG contains:
- the LOC130723625 gene encoding uncharacterized protein LOC130723625, producing MPPPSAPRTGTPSTTTRPTCNGIRKITRAVGRLKIGLQSKLFLGNLQASRDWGFAGVCRAVVVKVQSLLLNLLRPSRFSNPRHPHKQQQRVGQILWYSSSRFWHYHCIINHFSQDFTCQSLLRMKALQESQERQAPYAGAFLVKDEPDADPSVVSSSNTEKVYMI